In Archangium violaceum, the following are encoded in one genomic region:
- a CDS encoding choice-of-anchor D domain-containing protein → MSRRRDLWVLAVLVVLTGCADRDRPAIADGRLTATPGGLDFQRVAVFDGREAQVVLRNVGRARINVDEAWVEGPAGAWQVSFTHEGPHTLVPGSECTLRVRFAPSESGPLPATLVVRSDAKREPLIRVPLQGAGVDAWARVSPRQLDFGRIEAESSKTLNVTVINPTDMPVEVTPKLLGADRDEFSAATVSLGAGEQREVPITFSPGRVGRKQVALAVSPCRGCSDVAVQVAAESLDRAVVAEPPELDFGAIPVDKDSFRLARLHNISTEPMTVTELTLGGTEASFSHGAPGLPLVLAPGEVRSWEMRYSPGHMGPAEDKATFRVESKRNPTTDVALRGFGGAAELCVSPLNHDFGRKPIGSKTAVVVNVKNCGASNGGPLTLYGLEFHSLDGHPDTDVQFNVVPMQLPHRLLPGEEVNLKVFFEPTRAGATSGRLLMTTDVYSGNSTEIDFTGSAQEHAPCTLDISPVALDFGTVAPGKGAVLGVKVANHGGDLCAVKNMRLRDDGGGVFTMPGGALDGLVMYPGDWFSFMVAFSAPAAGGDFAGLLQLEPANPTHPLVLVPLTAHSQNACLVPSPRFVDYGVARPDCPMVPREVNYLNACRAPVTVSGVNIGPGTTDGEFVLNDTPGTPFTLEPGDGFTVEVGYLAQVNGLNLSPLFVASSDLPAPLLVPLIGESSKNVEKTDAFVQQDGSKVDVLFVVDNTASMVEEQPRIVSAMPAFADAALAKGVDLHVAVTTTGIDAATNACPGGARGGEAGRFFPVDNSRPRILTNTTPDLAGVLRKNVDVGQCAAVEQGFEAVRRALSDPLVNGADDPRTPERNDGNKGFLRDEAALVVVFMGDEDDHSPDSVDTYVRFLQGRKGVNQPQRMTIYAIAPTASGCPTSGGAGTRYAEAAARTGGEVLSVCTPDYAPLLRAVANKAFSAQDRFPLSEAPDAGSLVVRVNGSPVTTGWSYDGATNSVVFSTAPSPGAKVEIRYRRACGG, encoded by the coding sequence ATGAGCAGGCGAAGGGACCTGTGGGTCCTCGCGGTGCTGGTGGTGTTGACCGGGTGTGCTGATCGCGACCGCCCGGCCATCGCCGACGGCAGGTTGACGGCGACACCGGGTGGGTTGGATTTTCAACGGGTGGCGGTCTTCGACGGGCGCGAAGCGCAAGTGGTGCTGCGCAACGTGGGCCGTGCCCGCATCAACGTGGACGAGGCCTGGGTGGAGGGGCCCGCGGGGGCCTGGCAGGTGAGCTTCACCCATGAGGGCCCGCACACGCTGGTGCCAGGAAGCGAGTGCACGCTGCGGGTGCGCTTCGCTCCGTCCGAGTCCGGGCCGCTGCCGGCGACGCTGGTGGTGCGCTCGGACGCGAAACGCGAGCCGCTCATCCGTGTGCCGCTGCAGGGCGCGGGCGTGGACGCGTGGGCGCGTGTGTCGCCGCGGCAGCTGGACTTCGGGCGCATCGAGGCCGAGTCCAGCAAGACGCTGAACGTCACCGTCATCAACCCCACGGACATGCCGGTGGAGGTGACGCCGAAGCTGCTGGGGGCGGATCGGGACGAGTTCTCCGCGGCGACGGTGTCACTGGGGGCCGGGGAGCAGCGCGAGGTGCCCATCACCTTCTCGCCGGGGAGGGTGGGGCGCAAGCAGGTGGCGCTGGCGGTGTCGCCGTGCCGGGGCTGCTCGGACGTGGCGGTGCAGGTGGCGGCCGAGTCGCTGGACAGGGCGGTGGTGGCCGAGCCGCCCGAGCTCGACTTCGGCGCCATCCCGGTGGACAAGGACAGCTTCCGGCTGGCGCGGCTGCACAACATCAGCACGGAGCCCATGACGGTGACGGAGCTGACCCTGGGGGGCACGGAGGCCTCCTTCAGCCACGGGGCTCCGGGCCTGCCGCTGGTGCTGGCGCCCGGCGAGGTGCGCTCGTGGGAGATGCGCTACAGCCCGGGACACATGGGGCCGGCGGAGGACAAGGCCACGTTCCGCGTGGAGAGCAAGCGCAACCCCACCACGGACGTGGCGCTGCGCGGCTTCGGTGGCGCGGCGGAGCTGTGCGTGTCGCCGCTCAACCATGACTTCGGACGCAAGCCGATCGGCTCGAAGACGGCGGTGGTGGTCAACGTGAAGAACTGTGGTGCCTCGAACGGAGGCCCGCTCACCCTCTACGGGCTGGAGTTCCACTCCCTGGACGGGCACCCGGACACGGACGTGCAGTTCAACGTCGTGCCGATGCAACTGCCCCACCGGCTGCTGCCGGGCGAGGAGGTGAACCTCAAGGTCTTCTTCGAGCCCACGCGGGCCGGGGCCACGTCGGGCCGGCTGCTGATGACCACGGACGTGTACTCGGGCAACAGCACGGAGATCGACTTCACGGGCTCCGCGCAGGAGCACGCGCCCTGCACGCTGGACATCTCCCCCGTGGCGCTGGACTTCGGCACGGTGGCGCCCGGGAAGGGCGCGGTGCTGGGCGTCAAGGTGGCCAACCATGGCGGGGACCTGTGCGCGGTGAAGAACATGCGCCTGCGCGACGATGGGGGCGGGGTGTTCACCATGCCCGGTGGCGCGCTGGACGGGCTCGTCATGTACCCGGGCGACTGGTTCAGCTTCATGGTGGCCTTCTCCGCGCCCGCGGCGGGGGGCGACTTCGCGGGCCTGCTGCAGCTCGAGCCGGCCAACCCCACCCACCCGCTGGTGCTGGTGCCGCTGACGGCCCACTCGCAGAACGCGTGCCTGGTGCCCTCGCCGCGCTTCGTGGACTACGGCGTCGCGCGCCCGGACTGCCCGATGGTTCCGCGCGAGGTGAACTACCTCAACGCGTGCAGGGCTCCGGTGACGGTGTCGGGCGTGAACATCGGGCCGGGCACCACGGATGGAGAGTTCGTGCTCAACGACACGCCGGGCACGCCCTTCACGCTCGAGCCGGGAGACGGCTTCACCGTGGAGGTGGGCTACCTGGCCCAGGTGAACGGGCTGAACCTGTCGCCGCTCTTCGTGGCGTCGTCGGACCTGCCCGCGCCGCTGCTCGTCCCGCTCATCGGCGAGTCCTCCAAGAACGTGGAGAAGACGGACGCCTTCGTCCAGCAGGACGGCTCCAAGGTGGACGTCCTCTTCGTGGTGGACAACACCGCGTCCATGGTGGAGGAGCAGCCGCGCATCGTCTCGGCCATGCCCGCCTTCGCCGACGCGGCCCTGGCCAAGGGCGTGGACCTGCACGTGGCCGTCACCACCACCGGCATCGACGCCGCCACCAACGCCTGCCCCGGTGGGGCGCGCGGGGGCGAGGCGGGCCGCTTCTTCCCGGTGGACAACAGCCGGCCGCGCATCCTCACGAACACCACGCCGGACCTGGCGGGGGTGCTGCGCAAGAACGTGGACGTGGGCCAGTGCGCCGCGGTGGAGCAGGGCTTCGAGGCCGTGCGCCGCGCCCTGTCGGATCCGCTGGTGAACGGCGCGGATGACCCGCGCACGCCGGAGCGCAACGACGGCAACAAGGGCTTCCTGCGCGATGAGGCGGCGCTGGTGGTCGTCTTCATGGGCGACGAGGACGACCACTCGCCCGACAGCGTGGACACCTACGTGCGCTTCCTCCAGGGGCGCAAGGGCGTGAACCAGCCGCAGCGCATGACCATCTACGCCATCGCGCCCACGGCCTCGGGCTGCCCCACCTCGGGCGGCGCCGGCACGCGCTACGCGGAGGCCGCGGCCCGCACCGGTGGCGAAGTGCTCTCCGTGTGCACCCCCGACTACGCGCCCCTGCTGCGCGCGGTGGCCAACAAGGCCTTCTCCGCCCAGGACCGGTTCCCTCTCAGCGAGGCCCCGGACGCGGGCAGCCTGGTGGTGCGCGTGAATGGTTCCCCGGTGACCACGGGTTGGTCATATGACGGCGCGACCAACAGCGTTGTCTTCTCCACGGCGCCCTCGCCGGGCGCGAAGGTGGAGATCCGTTACCGCCGCGCCTGCGGCGGTTGA
- a CDS encoding lysophospholipid acyltransferase family protein, with product MNVQPAVLQSLMGRAGRQLASWLLAEPLEHMRSIPFRDAGHGHDVFGYEPLHAALALAALEPVYRHWFRVRSYGVEHVPAQGPAILAGNHSGTLPFDGMMVWTDVVLRRRRLPRMVADHFVSGMPFVSTLYARGGVVGGTAGNLRVLLEAGELLMIFPEGVPGISKPFRERYQLREFRVGHAELAIRHQAPVVPVGIVGAEEQMPQLARLPVSAFGAPYLPVPLTPLPLPVRYHLHYGEPLLLHEGLRPEDADDPEVVHRAAERVRRAVQALVDQGLRLRKGVFR from the coding sequence ATGAACGTGCAGCCCGCGGTGCTGCAGTCACTGATGGGGCGGGCCGGACGCCAGCTCGCCTCCTGGCTGTTGGCCGAGCCCCTGGAGCACATGCGCTCCATCCCCTTCCGGGACGCGGGCCACGGCCATGACGTCTTCGGGTACGAGCCCCTGCACGCGGCGCTCGCCCTGGCCGCGCTGGAGCCGGTGTACCGGCACTGGTTCCGCGTCCGCTCGTACGGGGTGGAGCACGTCCCCGCCCAGGGCCCGGCCATCCTCGCGGGCAACCACTCGGGCACCCTGCCCTTCGATGGGATGATGGTGTGGACGGACGTGGTCCTGCGGCGCCGCCGGCTGCCGCGCATGGTGGCCGACCATTTCGTCTCCGGCATGCCCTTCGTGAGCACCCTGTACGCGCGCGGTGGGGTGGTGGGCGGAACCGCGGGCAACCTCCGCGTGCTGCTGGAGGCCGGCGAGCTGTTGATGATCTTCCCCGAGGGCGTGCCCGGCATCTCCAAGCCCTTCCGCGAGCGCTACCAGCTGAGGGAGTTCCGCGTGGGCCACGCCGAGCTGGCCATCCGCCACCAGGCGCCCGTGGTACCGGTGGGCATCGTGGGCGCGGAGGAGCAGATGCCGCAGCTGGCCCGCCTGCCCGTGAGTGCCTTCGGTGCCCCCTACCTGCCCGTGCCGCTGACTCCCCTACCCCTGCCCGTGCGCTACCACCTCCATTATGGCGAGCCCCTGCTCCTCCACGAGGGCCTGCGCCCCGAGGACGCGGATGATCCGGAGGTGGTGCACCGCGCCGCCGAGCGGGTGCGGCGGGCCGTCCAGGCGCTGGTGGACCAGGGCCTGCGGCTGCGCAAGGGGGTGTTCCGATGA
- a CDS encoding serine/threonine protein kinase: protein MSIETYGNYQLIKRLAMGGMAQIYLARQRGPEGFEKLLVVKRILPHLAENEDFVRMFLDEARIAARLNHPNIVQIFNLGAQDDSFFIAMEYIHGEDLRRVWKRAERSGQLIPVPLVCRIIIEACAGLDYAHKKTDANNKPLGIVHRDISPQNILVTFEGRVKVVDFGIAKAADQATVTRSGVLKGKYSYMSPEQAAGQKLDRRSDIFALGVVLYELLTGTRLFKRPSDMSTLQAVAECKILPPSQVNSRVPAHLDPIVMKALTRDPADRYAEAVQLQLALEDWLVAHQLPSSSAHVSTFMQDLYAARLAEEARLGDVLVEEAEILSGGFKAVEKSGAETMAAPRSKDEASARNEADAARTQPLESTAGQFGTGRMPARPSRSESRGTSERKGVEPRRTVDIRRAPAPEPVEEPPRSTPSEKPAVRVSRAKQPAVPPRRKSKRLAVVGVTAGVLVGLGLGAWWALSSTPAPEATRPATAQRPVEPKPSESSPGETPKPAVAASVKLTLRTKPEQVALTVDGKPLEKGQGVVSAMPGQELNLLAEAPRHRPLSRTVRVGEGPTQEVVLELEPLAESPREEHKPEPARAAVAAVERPSSQETRRGSVRFAVTPWAEVACGGRNLGTTPLPDVQLPAGVYECKFSNPEMGTRTQRVEVKANTHTRVLVKF, encoded by the coding sequence GTGTCGATCGAAACCTACGGCAACTACCAGCTCATCAAGCGGCTCGCCATGGGCGGCATGGCGCAGATCTATCTCGCGCGCCAGCGGGGGCCCGAGGGCTTCGAGAAGCTGCTGGTCGTCAAGCGCATCCTCCCGCACCTGGCGGAGAACGAGGACTTCGTCCGGATGTTCCTGGACGAGGCGCGCATCGCCGCTCGGCTCAACCACCCCAACATCGTCCAGATCTTCAACCTGGGCGCGCAGGACGACAGCTTCTTCATCGCCATGGAGTACATCCATGGTGAGGATTTGCGGCGTGTGTGGAAGCGCGCCGAGCGCAGCGGGCAGCTCATCCCGGTGCCGCTGGTGTGCCGCATCATCATCGAGGCCTGCGCCGGCCTGGACTACGCGCACAAGAAGACGGACGCCAACAACAAGCCGCTGGGCATCGTCCACCGGGACATCTCCCCGCAGAACATCCTGGTGACGTTCGAGGGGCGGGTGAAGGTGGTGGACTTCGGCATCGCCAAGGCGGCGGACCAGGCCACCGTCACGCGCTCGGGGGTGCTCAAGGGCAAGTACTCGTACATGTCGCCGGAGCAGGCGGCGGGGCAGAAGCTGGACCGCCGCAGCGACATCTTCGCCCTGGGCGTGGTGCTCTACGAGCTGCTCACCGGCACGCGCCTCTTCAAGCGCCCGAGCGACATGTCCACGCTGCAGGCGGTGGCCGAGTGCAAGATCCTGCCGCCCTCCCAGGTGAACTCGCGCGTCCCGGCGCACCTGGATCCCATTGTCATGAAGGCGCTGACGCGGGATCCGGCCGACCGGTACGCGGAGGCGGTGCAGCTGCAGCTCGCGCTGGAGGATTGGCTCGTCGCCCACCAGCTGCCGTCGTCCTCGGCGCACGTGTCGACCTTCATGCAGGACCTCTACGCCGCGCGGCTGGCCGAGGAGGCCCGGCTGGGCGACGTGCTGGTGGAGGAGGCAGAGATCCTCTCGGGAGGCTTCAAGGCGGTCGAGAAGTCCGGCGCGGAGACGATGGCGGCGCCGCGCTCGAAGGACGAGGCGAGCGCGCGCAACGAGGCCGATGCCGCCCGGACCCAGCCCCTGGAGTCCACGGCGGGCCAGTTCGGCACGGGGCGTATGCCGGCCCGGCCTTCCCGGAGCGAGTCGCGCGGCACCTCGGAGCGCAAGGGGGTGGAGCCCCGGCGCACCGTGGACATCCGCCGGGCCCCGGCCCCCGAGCCCGTGGAGGAGCCGCCGCGCTCCACTCCCTCCGAGAAGCCCGCGGTGCGCGTGAGCCGGGCGAAGCAGCCGGCCGTGCCCCCACGCCGCAAGTCGAAACGGCTCGCCGTGGTGGGAGTGACGGCGGGGGTGCTGGTGGGTCTGGGCCTGGGCGCATGGTGGGCCCTGAGCTCCACTCCCGCGCCGGAGGCGACCCGGCCCGCGACGGCGCAGCGCCCGGTGGAGCCGAAGCCGTCCGAGTCGTCCCCGGGCGAGACCCCGAAGCCGGCCGTGGCCGCCTCCGTGAAGCTCACCCTGCGGACGAAGCCCGAGCAGGTGGCGCTGACGGTGGATGGCAAGCCGCTCGAGAAGGGTCAGGGGGTGGTGTCGGCCATGCCCGGACAGGAGCTGAACCTGCTCGCGGAGGCCCCGCGCCATCGCCCGCTCTCCAGGACGGTGCGGGTGGGGGAGGGGCCCACGCAGGAAGTGGTGCTGGAGCTCGAGCCCCTGGCCGAGTCTCCCCGCGAGGAGCACAAGCCGGAGCCCGCCCGGGCCGCGGTGGCCGCGGTGGAGCGCCCGTCCTCGCAGGAGACGCGCCGGGGCTCGGTGCGCTTCGCGGTCACTCCGTGGGCCGAGGTGGCTTGCGGTGGGCGCAACCTGGGGACGACGCCGCTGCCGGACGTGCAGCTGCCCGCTGGCGTGTACGAATGCAAGTTCTCGAACCCGGAGATGGGGACGCGCACCCAACGGGTCGAGGTGAAGGCCAACACCCACACGCGAGTGCTGGTGAAGTTCTAG
- the pssA gene encoding CDP-diacylglycerol--serine O-phosphatidyltransferase gives MTMESQQKREPRHFSMIRTFTPADFVTLGNAFSGSASILAQMQYLATGMPHWLWLAFGLMPLAFILDALDGRIARWRFQSSPLGADLDSLADVISFGVAPAALAFAMGLRGTLDVLVLLYFVGCGVSRLARFNVTAATLSDNTGKVKYFEGTPIPTSLALVMVLAYFFWRGRTGDTLPFGVWDIGPFQLHPLVLMYLASGSAMISKTLRIPKF, from the coding sequence ATGACGATGGAGTCGCAGCAGAAACGTGAGCCGCGCCACTTCTCGATGATTCGCACCTTCACGCCAGCTGACTTCGTCACGTTGGGCAATGCCTTCTCGGGCTCGGCCTCCATCCTGGCGCAGATGCAGTACCTGGCCACCGGCATGCCCCACTGGCTGTGGCTGGCCTTCGGGCTGATGCCCCTGGCATTCATCCTCGACGCGCTGGACGGGCGCATCGCGCGCTGGCGCTTCCAGTCCTCGCCCCTGGGGGCGGACCTGGACTCGCTGGCGGACGTCATCTCCTTCGGCGTGGCGCCCGCGGCACTCGCCTTCGCCATGGGGCTGCGCGGCACGCTGGACGTGCTGGTGCTGCTCTACTTCGTGGGCTGTGGCGTCAGCCGCCTGGCGCGCTTCAACGTCACCGCGGCCACGCTGTCGGACAACACGGGCAAGGTGAAGTACTTCGAGGGCACCCCCATCCCCACCAGCCTGGCGCTGGTGATGGTGCTCGCCTACTTCTTCTGGCGGGGCCGCACCGGGGACACCCTCCCCTTCGGCGTGTGGGACATCGGGCCCTTCCAGCTCCACCCCCTGGTGCTGATGTACCTGGCCAGCGGCAGCGCGATGATCAGCAAGACGCTGCGCATCCCCAAGTTCTGA
- a CDS encoding MerR family transcriptional regulator encodes MEGTRLLDPEELERIERDFAGGLPARQIVEIFQPRGVQLSEATFRKYVQVGLLPRSRRVGRKGKHQGSRGLYPVESVRRINAIKKMMAEGHTLEDIKRSFLFHKNHIDQLERGLSEVFDGLQDQLRDRAFGSEYRHTLEEELATLKARARELVRDVARLGSAVTAHRDEKLRSQ; translated from the coding sequence ATGGAAGGAACGCGGTTGCTGGATCCCGAGGAGCTAGAGCGCATCGAGCGCGACTTCGCTGGCGGTCTGCCGGCGAGGCAGATCGTCGAGATCTTCCAGCCCCGGGGCGTTCAGCTCTCCGAGGCCACGTTCCGCAAGTACGTGCAGGTAGGCCTGCTGCCCCGGAGCCGCCGTGTGGGGCGCAAGGGGAAGCACCAGGGAAGCCGGGGGCTGTACCCGGTGGAATCAGTCCGGCGGATCAACGCCATCAAAAAAATGATGGCGGAAGGTCACACCCTGGAGGACATCAAGCGCTCCTTCCTCTTCCACAAGAACCACATCGATCAGCTCGAGCGGGGTCTGTCCGAGGTGTTCGATGGTCTTCAGGATCAGCTGAGGGATCGCGCCTTTGGCTCGGAGTACCGGCATACACTGGAGGAGGAGCTGGCCACGTTGAAGGCGAGGGCCCGGGAGCTGGTCAGGGACGTGGCCCGGCTGGGGAGTGCGGTTACCGCGCACCGAGACGAAAAGCTCCGTTCGCAATAG
- a CDS encoding serine/threonine protein kinase — protein MTLEAGTPIGKYVIKRKLAEGGMAEIYLAASTGPEGFEKEVVIKRVRSFLSGDEGFVQMFIAEARLASLLNHANVVQIFDFDKHEDSYYLAMEYVRGCSLWDLRKRCREKGVVVPPVLVAHIGAQVAAGLHYAHRLKDAEGMPLHLVHRDVTPHNVLLSLDGAVKLTDFGIAKAGNKLTQPGMLKGKFAYMSPEQARGEAVDARTDVFALGVVLWEMLTGGRLFDGDSEIAVLRAVQESVIASTARLNPDVPEELDEVVAIALERDPEARYQSAGELERALAQCVLRHARSVDDTDVGTFVRQLLDVPLTQVIQMPAALMERSQRSARARSRTGETPSAADPTLQRAPVQREPTAVMRSPGAVSGRSGSVRSTPPEDSLVSASTQVLTRDAEKGGDTRAASSEPPSPVTAASAPAGQGSAPVAEPSMRVAQVVPAVPAKRGGKGLWAGVSVGALVLIGGVAAFVWPKPSAPPAPAAGPTVTANSQEVAGTSSTASQKGSVAGSEVKADVKPEAPPTPPPSDAGTVLAVAPPVEPPPAPQPAAAPVAQAKGTLTVVVTPYADVYLDKKILKKEVQGRASFQVAPGNHVLTFEHPANTEEQSFTLAPGGKVTKTFRAKR, from the coding sequence GTGACACTCGAAGCTGGCACTCCCATCGGCAAGTACGTCATCAAGCGCAAGCTGGCCGAGGGGGGCATGGCGGAGATCTACCTCGCCGCCTCCACGGGGCCCGAGGGCTTCGAGAAGGAAGTCGTCATCAAGCGGGTGCGCTCGTTCCTGTCGGGGGACGAGGGCTTCGTGCAGATGTTCATCGCGGAGGCGCGGCTGGCCTCGCTGCTCAACCACGCCAACGTGGTGCAGATCTTCGACTTCGACAAGCACGAGGACTCGTACTACCTGGCGATGGAGTACGTGCGCGGCTGCTCGCTGTGGGATCTGCGCAAGCGCTGCCGCGAGAAGGGCGTGGTCGTCCCGCCGGTGCTGGTGGCGCACATCGGCGCGCAGGTGGCGGCCGGACTGCACTACGCGCACCGCCTCAAGGACGCGGAGGGGATGCCGCTGCACCTGGTGCACCGCGACGTCACCCCGCACAACGTGCTGCTGTCGCTCGACGGAGCGGTGAAGCTCACCGACTTCGGCATCGCCAAGGCGGGCAACAAGTTGACCCAGCCGGGCATGCTCAAGGGCAAGTTCGCGTACATGTCCCCGGAGCAGGCGCGCGGCGAGGCGGTGGACGCGCGCACGGACGTCTTCGCGCTCGGCGTGGTGCTCTGGGAGATGCTCACCGGAGGCCGGCTGTTCGACGGGGACTCGGAGATCGCCGTGCTCCGGGCGGTGCAGGAGAGCGTCATCGCCTCGACGGCCCGTCTCAACCCGGACGTGCCGGAGGAGCTGGACGAGGTGGTGGCCATCGCGCTCGAGCGCGACCCGGAGGCCCGCTACCAGTCGGCCGGCGAGCTGGAGCGCGCCCTGGCCCAGTGCGTGCTGCGCCATGCCCGGAGCGTGGACGACACGGACGTGGGGACCTTCGTACGGCAGCTCCTCGACGTGCCCCTCACGCAGGTCATCCAGATGCCGGCCGCGCTGATGGAGCGCTCGCAGCGGAGCGCGCGCGCGCGGAGCCGCACGGGGGAGACGCCCTCGGCGGCGGACCCCACCCTCCAGCGGGCGCCCGTCCAGCGCGAGCCCACCGCGGTGATGCGCTCCCCGGGCGCGGTCTCGGGGCGCAGCGGGTCCGTGCGCTCCACCCCGCCCGAGGATTCCCTGGTCTCGGCGTCCACCCAGGTGCTGACTCGCGACGCGGAGAAGGGGGGGGACACCCGGGCCGCATCGTCCGAGCCGCCCTCTCCGGTCACCGCCGCATCCGCCCCGGCGGGGCAGGGGAGCGCGCCGGTGGCCGAGCCCTCCATGCGGGTGGCCCAGGTGGTTCCCGCCGTTCCGGCGAAGCGCGGGGGCAAGGGGCTCTGGGCGGGCGTGAGCGTGGGCGCCCTGGTGCTCATCGGTGGAGTGGCGGCCTTTGTGTGGCCGAAGCCGTCGGCTCCCCCGGCCCCGGCCGCCGGTCCCACCGTCACGGCGAACTCCCAGGAGGTTGCCGGGACCTCCTCCACCGCCTCGCAGAAGGGCTCCGTCGCCGGGTCCGAGGTGAAGGCCGATGTGAAGCCCGAGGCTCCTCCCACGCCGCCTCCCTCCGATGCCGGCACGGTGTTGGCCGTGGCGCCGCCGGTCGAGCCTCCTCCCGCCCCACAGCCGGCGGCCGCGCCCGTGGCCCAGGCCAAGGGGACCCTCACCGTCGTGGTCACCCCGTACGCCGACGTCTACCTGGACAAAAAGATCCTCAAGAAGGAAGTGCAGGGCCGCGCCAGCTTCCAGGTGGCGCCGGGCAACCATGTGCTCACTTTCGAGCACCCGGCCAACACCGAGGAGCAGAGCTTCACCCTCGCGCCCGGCGGCAAGGTGACGAAGACCTTCCGCGCCAAGCGGTAG
- a CDS encoding NAD-dependent epimerase/dehydratase family protein has translation MSAPSDWRAPRGVLVLGASTPLGGSLCRVLLEDRSLGAVLAVGREPREQVRLPEDARLSYQRVDITHARPVHDMLFGAARDLGVDVVVHLALHRANDFGDPVHVQNVESLRWLLSLSDRHPTLRRLVFRSHAEVYRVERGLPSVITEDHPLELSPDAPQWVRDRVEADLLACAQMGMAAGLEIAVLRCAELLAPNEGSQLHDYLSAPVCLRSAGFDPMLNVLALEDATEALRLAVYAGGTQGIFNIPGADTLPLSACIRLSGRLDVPVPGPLLAPIYEARRRLRGGQFSYRINRGRFHLATVLDGTWARRELGYEPRHRVDWPSTSR, from the coding sequence ATGAGCGCGCCCTCGGACTGGCGGGCCCCCAGGGGCGTGCTGGTGCTGGGCGCGAGCACCCCCCTGGGAGGCAGCCTGTGCCGGGTGCTGCTGGAGGACCGTTCCCTGGGCGCGGTGCTGGCCGTGGGCCGGGAGCCTCGCGAACAGGTGCGCCTCCCGGAGGACGCGCGGCTGTCGTACCAGCGGGTGGACATCACCCACGCGCGGCCGGTGCACGACATGCTCTTCGGCGCGGCGCGCGACCTGGGGGTGGACGTGGTGGTGCACCTGGCCCTGCACCGGGCCAACGACTTCGGAGACCCGGTGCACGTGCAGAACGTGGAGTCCCTGCGCTGGCTGTTGTCCCTGTCGGACCGGCACCCCACCCTGCGGCGGCTGGTGTTCCGCTCCCACGCGGAGGTGTACCGCGTGGAGCGAGGCCTGCCGTCCGTCATCACCGAGGACCACCCGCTGGAGCTGTCCCCGGATGCCCCCCAGTGGGTGCGAGACCGGGTGGAGGCGGACCTGCTGGCGTGCGCGCAGATGGGGATGGCGGCCGGGCTGGAGATCGCCGTGCTGCGCTGCGCCGAGCTGTTGGCCCCCAACGAGGGCTCGCAGCTGCACGACTACCTCTCCGCGCCGGTGTGCCTGCGCTCGGCGGGGTTCGACCCCATGCTCAACGTGCTGGCGCTGGAGGACGCCACGGAGGCCCTGCGGCTGGCGGTATACGCCGGGGGCACCCAGGGCATCTTCAACATCCCCGGCGCGGACACCCTGCCCCTCTCCGCCTGCATCCGCCTGTCGGGGCGGCTGGACGTGCCGGTACCGGGGCCCCTGCTCGCGCCCATCTACGAGGCCCGACGCCGGCTGCGGGGAGGCCAGTTCTCCTACCGCATCAACCGGGGCCGCTTCCACCTCGCGACCGTGCTGGACGGAACGTGGGCCCGCCGGGAGCTGGGGTACGAGCCCCGCCACCGGGTGGACTGGCCCTCCACCAGCCGCTGA
- a CDS encoding sigma factor-like helix-turn-helix DNA-binding protein, translated as MSEVKQQRPEEEAPAEAEGGAERRRSKTMSRKEMARDLRRRRLTGQIDPEEGDLLNAVDSQRPKTRADCVNGPRPCLFVSCKHNLYLDVNPETGSIKLNFPDKEIWELEHTCALDVAEKGGITLEEVGAIMNLTRERIRQVETRGLMKLREATEAEPPVSARKP; from the coding sequence ATGTCTGAAGTGAAGCAGCAGCGGCCGGAGGAGGAGGCGCCCGCGGAAGCGGAGGGTGGGGCGGAGCGCCGTCGCTCGAAGACGATGTCGCGCAAGGAGATGGCGAGGGACCTGCGTCGCCGTCGCCTGACGGGCCAGATCGACCCGGAGGAGGGAGATCTCCTCAACGCGGTCGACTCGCAGCGTCCGAAGACGCGGGCGGACTGTGTGAACGGTCCGCGCCCGTGCCTCTTCGTGTCCTGCAAGCACAACCTCTATCTGGATGTGAACCCGGAGACGGGCTCCATCAAGCTCAACTTCCCGGACAAGGAGATCTGGGAGCTGGAGCACACCTGCGCCCTGGACGTGGCGGAGAAGGGTGGCATCACGCTCGAGGAGGTGGGCGCCATCATGAACCTCACCCGCGAGCGCATCCGCCAGGTGGAGACGCGCGGTCTGATGAAGCTGCGCGAGGCCACCGAGGCAGAACCCCCGGTCTCCGCCCGCAAGCCCTGA